A genomic segment from Demetria terragena DSM 11295 encodes:
- a CDS encoding putative sugar O-methyltransferase, with amino-acid sequence MADWAELTDRSLTELRSVPETYRPTNFWGPGVDQLLDNMKTLGLPKFKSWPSSSIWFYPLYGDRWTDATMAGAFEQVTAQLRPNANRNFFVSALNGSQQAQRDYDVASVNWDQERWPFDLAAHGESKIGTPPQAYSVGRGGDARFGRGYANYLLCLSALSRHVDAPPKSFLEIGGGFGVLGEIVTQRDPEARYVDLDIPPLLTVASYYLTELLGADNPTVYDGDTAAPGPISVPCSGVLPNYRIDDLDGEFEVFVNSFSFQEMEPEVVEHYIEKVCGKGITYAVSLNSKLGKPKAKKAGDWGALDPVTSARIIEMFDKHGLDLVGQYDAPVVRSAGQLNVFRRR; translated from the coding sequence ATGGCCGACTGGGCCGAGCTGACCGATCGAAGCCTGACCGAGTTGCGCTCTGTTCCGGAGACCTACCGCCCGACCAACTTCTGGGGACCTGGCGTCGACCAGCTTCTGGACAACATGAAGACGCTGGGACTGCCCAAGTTCAAGTCGTGGCCGTCCTCCTCGATCTGGTTCTATCCGCTCTACGGGGACCGGTGGACGGACGCGACGATGGCGGGGGCGTTCGAGCAGGTCACCGCACAGTTGCGCCCCAATGCCAATCGCAACTTCTTCGTCTCTGCGCTCAATGGGTCCCAGCAGGCGCAGCGCGACTACGACGTCGCCTCGGTCAACTGGGACCAGGAGCGGTGGCCGTTCGACCTCGCCGCGCACGGTGAAAGCAAGATCGGCACCCCGCCGCAGGCGTACAGCGTCGGTCGCGGTGGCGACGCCCGGTTCGGGCGCGGCTACGCCAACTACCTGCTGTGCCTGTCGGCGCTGTCCCGGCACGTCGACGCGCCGCCAAAGAGCTTCCTGGAGATCGGAGGCGGCTTCGGCGTGCTCGGTGAGATCGTCACCCAGCGCGACCCCGAGGCGCGCTATGTCGACCTCGACATCCCGCCGCTACTGACCGTCGCGTCCTATTACCTCACCGAGCTGCTCGGCGCGGACAACCCCACGGTGTACGACGGTGACACCGCCGCGCCCGGGCCCATCTCCGTGCCGTGCAGCGGTGTGCTGCCCAACTACCGGATCGACGACCTCGACGGCGAGTTCGAGGTGTTCGTCAACTCCTTCTCCTTCCAGGAGATGGAGCCGGAGGTCGTCGAGCACTACATCGAGAAGGTGTGCGGCAAGGGCATCACCTACGCCGTCTCGCTCAACTCAAAGCTCGGCAAGCCCAAGGCCAAGAAGGCCGGCGACTGGGGCGCACTCGACCCGGTGACGTCGGCGCGGATCATCGAGATGTTCGACAAGCACGGTCTCGATCTAGTCGGTCAGTATGACGCTCCCGTCGTGCGGAGCGCCGGTCAACTCAACGTGTTCCGACGTCGATGA
- the recO gene encoding DNA repair protein RecO, whose product MAIYRDAAIVLRTHKLGEADRIVTVLCRNTGKVRAVAKGVRRTTSKFGARLEPGMVVDLQCYQGRSLDTITQAAMLAPYGEQVAADYAAWTAAVAMLETADQLTEERESVQRQFILLAGGLAALAAGELEPTMVLDSYLLRALATAGWTPSFRDCASCGASGPHRGFHVGSGGAVCSDCRPPGSQAPRPETFELLSALLAGDWTVATASEGRVRSEASGLVSAYVHWHLERGVRALRHVDRSTPPSTLLT is encoded by the coding sequence ATGGCCATCTATCGAGACGCCGCGATCGTGCTGCGCACCCACAAGCTGGGTGAGGCCGACCGCATCGTCACGGTGCTCTGTCGCAACACCGGCAAGGTGCGTGCGGTGGCCAAGGGCGTGCGTCGTACGACCTCCAAATTCGGGGCTCGACTGGAGCCGGGCATGGTGGTGGATCTGCAGTGCTACCAAGGGCGTTCGCTCGACACCATCACCCAGGCCGCAATGCTGGCGCCCTATGGTGAACAGGTCGCCGCCGACTACGCCGCGTGGACCGCGGCGGTCGCGATGCTCGAGACAGCCGACCAGCTGACCGAGGAGCGGGAAAGTGTTCAACGACAATTCATCCTGCTCGCGGGCGGGTTGGCGGCGCTCGCGGCCGGCGAGCTCGAGCCCACGATGGTTCTCGACTCCTATCTGCTCCGGGCGCTCGCGACCGCAGGCTGGACGCCATCCTTCCGTGACTGCGCCAGCTGCGGTGCGTCCGGACCGCATCGAGGATTTCACGTGGGCAGCGGTGGCGCGGTGTGCTCCGACTGCCGTCCGCCAGGATCCCAAGCGCCGCGACCCGAGACCTTTGAATTGCTCTCTGCGCTGCTTGCTGGTGACTGGACCGTTGCCACGGCCAGCGAAGGCCGCGTGCGTAGCGAAGCGAGCGGCCTCGTCTCGGCCTATGTGCATTGGCACCTGGAGCGAGGGGTCCGGGCACTGCGCCATGTCGACCGGTCAACGCCGCCTTCTACGCTGCTGACATGA
- a CDS encoding isoprenyl transferase, translated as MTVKPPPHPSGVRPPAIPSDLVPKHIAVVMDGNGRWANARGLPRTKGHEAGEAQLLDVVAGAIELGVGTLSAYMFSTENWKRSPDEVRFLMGFNRDVIRRRVELLNSWGVRCRWSGQRPRLWRSVISELESAQEKTKNNSVMTLQMCVNYGGRSEIAAATQRIAREAKAGRLNPDKITEKTVQKYLDWPDTPDVDLFVRSSGEQRTSNFLLWQSAYAELVFLDTLWPDFDRRHLWEAVETYASRDRRYGGAIDQAKT; from the coding sequence ATGACGGTCAAGCCTCCACCGCACCCGAGCGGCGTACGCCCGCCTGCGATCCCGAGCGACCTGGTTCCGAAGCACATCGCAGTCGTGATGGATGGCAACGGTCGATGGGCCAATGCGCGGGGGTTGCCCAGGACCAAGGGCCATGAGGCCGGGGAAGCCCAACTGTTGGACGTGGTCGCTGGCGCCATCGAGCTCGGCGTCGGCACCCTGTCGGCCTACATGTTCTCCACGGAAAATTGGAAGCGCTCGCCCGACGAGGTGCGCTTCCTCATGGGATTCAACCGAGATGTGATCCGCCGCCGGGTGGAGCTCTTGAACTCCTGGGGCGTGCGCTGCCGCTGGTCAGGCCAGCGTCCGCGGCTGTGGCGGTCGGTCATCTCCGAGTTGGAGTCCGCTCAGGAAAAGACCAAGAACAACTCGGTGATGACTCTGCAGATGTGTGTGAACTATGGCGGGCGGTCGGAGATCGCCGCTGCCACGCAGCGCATTGCTCGGGAGGCAAAGGCCGGACGCCTCAATCCCGACAAGATCACTGAAAAGACCGTGCAGAAGTACCTCGATTGGCCCGACACTCCTGACGTTGACCTGTTCGTCCGCAGTTCGGGGGAGCAGCGGACCAGCAACTTTTTGCTTTGGCAGTCGGCCTACGCCGAACTGGTCTTCTTGGACACCTTGTGGCCTGACTTCGATCGCCGGCATCTGTGGGAGGCCGTCGAGACCTATGCCAGCCGGGATCGTCGATATGGCGGCGCGATCGACCAGGCCAAGACGTAG
- a CDS encoding 1-acyl-sn-glycerol-3-phosphate acyltransferase — translation MFRRTLARAFWTLSRWKLVSEPAPDRPTVLIGAPHTSNWDFPLMLAITWRLDMDVHWMGKKSLFAGWRGPVMRALGGIPVDRENPGNLIQDTVRRTATGEVFGLVITPDGTRQGHTHWKSGFYRIARETGMPVTLGYVDRTTMTTGLGPTIELTGEVPADMDRIRAFYADKAGFEPSRRVEPRLREEMPRLADGNR, via the coding sequence ATGTTTCGTCGCACCCTTGCTCGCGCGTTCTGGACCCTCAGCCGGTGGAAGCTGGTATCCGAGCCCGCGCCCGACCGTCCCACCGTCCTGATCGGTGCGCCGCATACGTCCAACTGGGACTTCCCGTTGATGCTCGCAATCACCTGGCGACTCGACATGGACGTGCATTGGATGGGCAAGAAGAGCCTGTTCGCCGGGTGGCGTGGTCCCGTGATGAGAGCGCTCGGCGGCATCCCGGTGGATCGGGAGAACCCCGGCAATCTGATCCAAGACACGGTGCGCCGCACCGCCACTGGCGAGGTGTTTGGTTTGGTGATCACCCCGGATGGCACTCGACAGGGACATACCCATTGGAAGTCGGGCTTCTACCGCATCGCCCGAGAAACAGGTATGCCCGTCACGCTGGGATATGTCGACCGGACCACGATGACCACCGGGCTGGGGCCGACGATCGAACTCACTGGCGAGGTGCCGGCCGACATGGATCGGATCCGGGCGTTCTACGCCGACAAGGCGGGATTCGAGCCTTCGCGTCGGGTGGAGCCGAGGCTGAGAGAGGAAATGCCTCGGCTCGCGGACGGAAACCGCTGA